The DNA window ATATTATATTGTATCTTGAATTTAATACTAACGACTAACGACTAATTTAATCGGTGCATCGGCGCATTGGAGAATCAACTAAATGGATATTAAATCAAAGATAAATAAATTACCCCAAACAAGCGGTGTCTATTTTTTTAAGGATAAAGAGGGAAAAGTTATATATGTAGGAAAGGCTAATTCCTTGAAAAATAGAGTTTCTTCTTATTTTATTCATTCTTCCCAGCAATCTCCTAAAATAAGTAAAATGATAAAAGAGATAGCAAATGTTGAATATATAACCACTTCATCTGAAATAGAAGCACTTATCCTGGAAAGTAAAATGATTAAAAGCAACAGTCCTTACTATAATACTCAATCGAAGGATGATAAGAGTTATCCCTATATTAAAATTACTTTAGAGAGAGACTTTCCCCAAATATTATTTTATCGAAAAATAAACCGCGAGCTAAAAGAGGATAAAAATTTATATTTTGGTCCTTTTGTGGATAGCAAGGCTACCCGGGTTGTTATAAAATTATTAAGGCAGGTTTTTAAAATTCGGGGATGTAGAAAAAAAGATTTAAACCAGACGAAAGCTTGTTTGGATTACCAGATTGGCTTGTGTTCAGCTCCTTGCATGGGTATGATTAGCAAAATAGAGTACCAGAAAAATATAAAAGAAATTTGTCTATTTTTGTCGGGAAGACAAAAGAGCTTATTGAATGGTCTTTATCGGGAAATGAAGCAGGCTTCTTATAATTTAAAATATGAGAAAGCGGCCAAAATAAGAGATAAAGTAAAATCAATTGAAGCTATTCTAAAAGGTCAGGAAATAAACATAGATAGAAAAATTAATAAGAATAACTACTTTATGAAAAAAATTGAGGAAGAAGAAAAGGAGGAAATTAAAAAGGGCTGTAATGCAATCATTGATTTGAAAGATAAATTAAACCTAAAAAAATTACCAGAAAGGATCGAGGCATTCGATATTTCCAACATTCAAGGAAAGTTATCTGTCGGTTCTTTGGTTGTTTTTGAAAAAGGGCAGCCGAAAAAGGAAGATTATCGAAGATTTAGAATAAAAACAATTAAAGGAATTGATGATTATGCCATGTTACAAGAGGTTACCGAGAGAAGATATAAAAAATTAATAGCCGAAAATAAAAAATTACCTGACTTGGTTCTTGTGGATGGTGGGAGAGGTCAATTGAGTGCGGTGGAAAAAATGTTAAAGGACCTGAATCTTG is part of the Candidatus Atribacteria bacterium genome and encodes:
- a CDS encoding excinuclease ABC subunit UvrC; translation: MDIKSKINKLPQTSGVYFFKDKEGKVIYVGKANSLKNRVSSYFIHSSQQSPKISKMIKEIANVEYITTSSEIEALILESKMIKSNSPYYNTQSKDDKSYPYIKITLERDFPQILFYRKINRELKEDKNLYFGPFVDSKATRVVIKLLRQVFKIRGCRKKDLNQTKACLDYQIGLCSAPCMGMISKIEYQKNIKEICLFLSGRQKSLLNGLYREMKQASYNLKYEKAAKIRDKVKSIEAILKGQEINIDRKINKNNYFMKKIEEEEKEEIKKGCNAIIDLKDKLNLKKLPERIEAFDISNIQGKLSVGSLVVFEKGQPKKEDYRRFRIKTIKGIDDYAMLQEVTERRYKKLIAENKKLPDLVLVDGGRGQLSAVEKMLKDLNLEMPIISIAKKEEEIFKPEIYEPIILPDNSEALFLLQRIRDEAHRFAVTYHRKIRSKELRNSKLDLIPGIGTKRKRLLLEHFKSLEEIKNASKVDISKIPGFGDKIAEKIKTVMEIRR